Proteins from a genomic interval of Pseudoalteromonas sp. MEBiC 03607:
- the rplN gene encoding 50S ribosomal protein L14, whose protein sequence is MIQMQTQLDVADNSGARKVQCIKVLGGSHRRYAAVGDIIKVSVKEAIPRGKVKKGDVKNAVVVRTKKGVRRPDGSLIRFDSNAAVILNDNLQPIGTRIFGPVTRELRTEKFMKIVSLAPEVL, encoded by the coding sequence ATGATCCAAATGCAAACTCAGCTGGACGTTGCTGATAACAGCGGCGCTCGCAAAGTGCAGTGTATTAAAGTCCTTGGCGGTTCGCACCGTCGCTATGCAGCGGTTGGCGATATCATCAAAGTTTCTGTAAAAGAAGCAATTCCTCGCGGTAAAGTGAAGAAAGGTGATGTTAAAAACGCGGTAGTTGTGCGTACTAAAAAAGGCGTTCGTCGTCCGGACGGTTCTTTGATCCGTTTCGATAGCAATGCGGCTGTTATCTTAAACGATAACTTACAGCCAATTGGTACTCGTATCTTCGGCCCTGTGACTCGTGAACTTCGTACTGAAAAGTTCATGAAAATCGTTTCACTAGCACCAGAAGTACTATAA
- the rplO gene encoding 50S ribosomal protein L15, with product MRLNTLSPAAGAKTEKKRLGRGIGSGLGKTGGRGHKGQKSRSGGKVRVGFEGGQMPMQRRLPKFGFTSRKSLVSTEVNLFEIAKVDGDVVDVNALQAAGLVKKNIQFVKVVKSGEVSRAVTVKGLKVTKGAREAIEAAGGKVED from the coding sequence ATGCGTTTGAATACACTTTCACCTGCTGCTGGTGCAAAAACAGAAAAGAAACGTCTAGGTCGTGGTATTGGTTCTGGTCTTGGTAAGACTGGTGGCCGTGGTCATAAAGGCCAAAAATCACGTTCTGGCGGTAAAGTTCGCGTTGGTTTCGAAGGCGGTCAAATGCCTATGCAACGTCGTCTACCTAAATTTGGTTTCACTTCACGTAAATCATTAGTATCTACTGAAGTTAACCTTTTTGAAATCGCTAAAGTTGATGGCGATGTAGTAGACGTAAACGCGTTACAAGCAGCTGGTCTAGTTAAAAAGAACATCCAGTTCGTTAAAGTAGTAAAATCTGGCGAAGTTTCACGCGCAGTAACCGTTAAAGGTCTTAAAGTGACTAAAGGTGCTCGCGAAGCTATCGAAGCTGCCGGAGGCAAGGTAGAAGACTAA
- the rplE gene encoding 50S ribosomal protein L5: MAKLHEVYKDKVVAELQEKFGFSSVMQVPQIEKITLNMGVGEALADKKILDNAVADLEAISGQKPLITKARKSVAGFKVREGYPIGCKVTLRGERMWDFFERLVSIAIPRIRDFRGVSAKSFDGRGNYSMGVREQIIFPEIDYDKVDRVRGLDITITTSAKTDDEGRALLEAFNFPFKK, translated from the coding sequence ATGGCGAAACTGCATGAAGTATATAAAGACAAAGTAGTTGCTGAGCTTCAAGAGAAGTTTGGTTTCAGCTCTGTCATGCAAGTCCCTCAGATCGAAAAGATCACATTAAATATGGGTGTGGGCGAAGCTCTAGCTGACAAGAAGATCCTAGATAACGCTGTTGCGGATCTAGAAGCAATCTCTGGTCAGAAACCTCTAATCACTAAAGCACGCAAATCAGTTGCAGGCTTCAAAGTGCGTGAAGGTTACCCAATTGGTTGTAAAGTAACCCTACGTGGCGAGCGTATGTGGGACTTTTTTGAGCGTTTGGTTTCAATCGCTATCCCACGTATTCGTGACTTCCGTGGTGTAAGTGCTAAGTCTTTTGATGGACGTGGTAACTACAGCATGGGCGTACGTGAGCAAATCATCTTCCCAGAAATCGATTATGATAAAGTAGACCGTGTACGTGGTCTTGATATCACTATCACTACTTCTGCGAAAACAGATGATGAAGGCCGTGCGTTGTTAGAAGCGTTTAACTTCCCATTCAAGAAATAA
- the rplF gene encoding 50S ribosomal protein L6 has translation MSRIAKAPINVPAGVEVTLKGQDITVKGKNGELTRTINDAVEVQVNDNVITTLPREGVANAWAQAGTARALINNMVVGTHEGYEKKLQLVGVGYRAAAKGKVLDLTLGFSHPVNFEVPEGITIETPSQTEVLVKGVDKQLVGQTAANIRAYRKPEPYKGKGVRYADENVRRKEAKKK, from the coding sequence ATGTCTCGCATAGCAAAGGCACCAATCAATGTTCCTGCCGGTGTAGAAGTTACATTAAAAGGCCAGGACATCACAGTTAAAGGCAAAAACGGTGAATTAACTCGCACTATCAACGACGCTGTTGAAGTTCAAGTTAACGACAACGTTATTACAACTTTACCTCGTGAAGGCGTAGCTAATGCATGGGCACAAGCAGGTACTGCTCGCGCTCTAATCAACAACATGGTTGTTGGTACGCATGAAGGTTACGAGAAGAAACTTCAGTTAGTAGGTGTTGGTTACCGTGCAGCAGCTAAGGGCAAAGTATTAGACTTAACTCTTGGTTTCTCACACCCAGTTAATTTCGAAGTACCAGAAGGTATTACGATTGAAACACCAAGCCAAACAGAAGTTCTAGTTAAGGGCGTAGACAAGCAGTTAGTTGGTCAAACAGCTGCTAACATCCGTGCATACCGTAAACCTGAGCCTTATAAAGGTAAAGGTGTTCGTTACGCGGACGAGAATGTACGCCGTAAAGAGGCTAAGAAGAAGTAA
- the rpsH gene encoding 30S ribosomal protein S8 produces MSLQDPIADLFTRIRNGQSAKKVSVTMPTSKLKVAVAKVLKDEGYIADYAVSGEAKPELSIELKYFEGKAVIENIQRVSRPGLRIYKKRDELPKVMGGLGIAIVSTSKGLMTDRAARSAGVGGEIIGFVA; encoded by the coding sequence ATGAGCTTGCAAGATCCTATTGCGGATTTGTTTACACGTATCCGTAACGGTCAGTCAGCGAAGAAAGTATCAGTAACGATGCCAACTTCAAAACTGAAAGTAGCAGTAGCTAAAGTATTAAAAGATGAAGGTTATATCGCAGATTACGCTGTAAGCGGTGAAGCGAAGCCTGAGCTTTCTATCGAATTAAAATATTTCGAAGGCAAAGCTGTTATTGAAAATATCCAGCGTGTTAGCCGCCCTGGTCTACGTATCTATAAGAAACGTGACGAATTACCAAAGGTAATGGGTGGTCTTGGTATCGCTATCGTATCAACTTCTAAAGGCCTAATGACAGACCGCGCAGCACGTAGTGCCGGCGTTGGTGGTGAGATCATTGGCTTTGTAGCTTAA
- a CDS encoding AsmA family protein, with product MKTLLKIVGVIFVLLIVLVVAAPFLIPTDAIFNKVSEQVEQTTGRSLTINGDKKLSVFPSLKLELNDVHFANMQTGSQKDMASMQQLAIRIPWMSLFGGEFKLDKFVINEPTILLETDKNGKANWQLFDAVAEQPQTEQQKSSGAVNLPDNFDIELGEVAIYGGTFTYLDGKTGAKQQISDLELAILLPSLRKTLELKGGITYMGERFNLDVTLDTPVKAIEGETFNVSTELDSRLVDLNFKGAIAEMGNDVQGLLSVSGDSVKNIASWQGVELNAKENAFNAFNIKGSMHLKGQQFKLTELLATLDELQIKGKSDIKLGDRLAVNADIDLGMLDLNPYLPEGVAKEEQAEPAADAPAQPIVWDDTAIDMSGLNALDANVVVRSSGLKANDITLGENQLTVNLKDALAKISLDKFVAYEGNGKGVITVNAKQTPYKISTNFALDKIDAQPLLTDAAGFDKLMGKGSLNWDLTTTGQSQKSFINALNGKLGFEFADGAVKGANIAEMVRKAKELIKGNLSAVSEGLDTGFDNSQQTDFSALQGSFVFTNGVGENKDLSLLSPLIRITGSGKVDLPMTNVDYRLVTGIVDSIEGQGTTDDSTGFKIPLRIKGPFHDVGYKLDVSDAAKEEVKEKAKDKIKDKLKGLFGN from the coding sequence ATGAAAACCTTATTGAAAATCGTTGGTGTCATTTTCGTATTACTAATTGTATTGGTAGTCGCAGCACCATTCCTCATACCTACAGACGCGATATTTAATAAAGTATCGGAGCAAGTAGAACAAACCACAGGTCGTAGTCTGACAATTAATGGCGATAAAAAGCTGTCGGTATTTCCATCATTAAAGCTCGAACTGAATGATGTACACTTTGCCAATATGCAAACTGGCTCGCAAAAAGATATGGCAAGCATGCAGCAACTTGCTATCCGTATCCCGTGGATGTCGCTATTTGGCGGTGAGTTTAAGCTAGATAAGTTTGTTATTAACGAACCAACGATTTTATTAGAAACCGATAAAAATGGTAAAGCAAACTGGCAGTTATTTGATGCCGTTGCTGAGCAACCACAGACAGAGCAGCAAAAAAGTTCTGGCGCTGTTAACTTACCAGATAACTTTGATATCGAACTTGGTGAAGTAGCAATCTATGGCGGCACTTTCACTTACCTAGATGGTAAAACCGGGGCCAAACAACAGATAAGTGATTTAGAATTAGCCATCTTATTACCTTCTCTTCGTAAGACTCTCGAGTTAAAAGGCGGTATTACCTATATGGGTGAGCGCTTTAACTTAGATGTCACGCTAGATACACCAGTAAAAGCGATTGAAGGCGAAACCTTTAATGTCAGCACAGAGCTTGATTCACGCTTAGTCGATTTGAACTTTAAAGGTGCAATTGCAGAAATGGGCAATGACGTGCAAGGGCTTCTTTCTGTTAGCGGTGATTCAGTTAAAAACATTGCAAGCTGGCAAGGTGTTGAGCTTAATGCAAAAGAAAATGCGTTTAATGCCTTTAATATAAAAGGTTCAATGCACCTAAAAGGGCAGCAGTTTAAACTCACTGAGCTACTTGCCACGTTAGATGAGCTGCAAATTAAAGGTAAAAGCGATATTAAGCTTGGTGACCGCTTAGCTGTGAATGCCGATATTGATTTAGGCATGCTTGATTTAAACCCTTACCTACCAGAGGGCGTAGCTAAAGAAGAACAAGCAGAGCCTGCAGCAGATGCGCCAGCACAACCAATTGTTTGGGATGATACTGCAATTGATATGAGTGGCTTAAATGCATTGGATGCAAATGTAGTCGTGCGCTCAAGTGGTTTAAAAGCAAATGATATTACTCTTGGTGAAAACCAGTTAACGGTAAACCTGAAAGATGCACTAGCTAAAATCAGCCTAGATAAGTTTGTTGCTTACGAGGGTAATGGTAAAGGTGTGATCACGGTCAATGCCAAGCAAACACCGTATAAAATTAGCACCAACTTCGCTTTAGATAAAATCGATGCACAGCCATTACTGACTGATGCGGCCGGTTTCGATAAGTTGATGGGTAAAGGCTCTCTAAACTGGGATCTAACGACCACAGGCCAAAGTCAAAAGAGCTTTATAAATGCTTTAAATGGTAAGTTAGGCTTTGAGTTTGCTGATGGTGCAGTAAAAGGGGCCAACATTGCAGAGATGGTTCGTAAAGCAAAAGAGCTCATTAAAGGTAACTTAAGCGCAGTATCAGAAGGTTTAGATACTGGTTTTGATAACTCACAGCAAACAGACTTCTCAGCATTGCAGGGCAGTTTTGTATTCACTAACGGTGTTGGTGAAAATAAAGACCTGTCACTACTTAGCCCACTTATTCGTATCACTGGCTCAGGTAAAGTTGATTTACCTATGACGAATGTAGACTATCGCTTAGTAACGGGGATTGTTGATTCAATCGAAGGGCAAGGCACGACCGATGACAGTACAGGGTTTAAAATTCCACTGCGTATCAAAGGCCCATTCCATGATGTTGGCTATAAGCTCGATGTAAGTGATGCGGCTAAAGAAGAAGTGAAAGAAAAAGCCAAAGATAAAATTAAAGACAAATTAAAAGGTCTATTTGGTAATTAA
- the secY gene encoding preprotein translocase subunit SecY, which yields MAKPGQDMKSAQSGLSELKRRLLFVLGAIIIYRLGSFVPIPGIDAAVLADFFEQQKGTIVEMFNMFSGGALERASVLALGIMPYISASIITQLLTHMYPPFIELKKEGEQGRKKISQYTRYGTLVLATIQSIGIATSLPGMMDGLVVNPGIGFYFTAVVSLVTGTMFLMWLGEQITERGIGNGISVLIFVGIVANLPSAIGSTAEMARQGDLNVLVLLLIAVIVFAVTYLVVFFERGQRRIVVNYAKRQQGRQVFAAQSTHLPLKVNMAGVIPPIFASSIILFPGTIASWFGQGEGPVADVLQAIATTLTPGQPLYAMVLAAAIIFFCFFYTALVFNPRETADNLKKSGAFIPGIRPGEQTSKYIDKVMTRLTLAGALYITFICLVPEFMTMAWQTPFYFGGTSILIIVVVIMDFMAQVQTHLMSHQYDSVLKKANLKGYGR from the coding sequence ATGGCTAAACCAGGTCAAGATATGAAAAGTGCACAAAGTGGGCTTTCGGAATTGAAGCGTCGATTACTATTCGTACTAGGTGCTATCATTATTTACCGTCTAGGTTCATTCGTGCCGATCCCTGGGATTGACGCCGCTGTACTTGCCGATTTCTTCGAGCAACAAAAGGGCACCATTGTTGAAATGTTTAACATGTTCAGCGGTGGTGCGCTTGAGCGAGCCTCAGTGTTGGCACTGGGTATTATGCCGTATATCTCGGCTTCGATTATTACGCAACTATTAACGCATATGTATCCGCCGTTTATAGAGCTTAAGAAAGAAGGTGAGCAAGGGCGTAAGAAAATCAGCCAGTATACACGCTACGGCACGCTTGTGCTTGCTACTATCCAATCTATCGGTATTGCTACAAGCTTACCGGGCATGATGGACGGGTTAGTTGTTAACCCAGGTATCGGTTTCTACTTCACTGCTGTAGTGAGTTTAGTAACAGGTACTATGTTCCTTATGTGGTTGGGCGAACAAATTACAGAGCGTGGTATCGGTAACGGTATTTCGGTTCTGATTTTTGTTGGTATCGTAGCTAACCTGCCGTCTGCTATTGGTTCGACAGCCGAAATGGCGCGCCAAGGTGATCTGAATGTACTTGTACTGTTATTGATTGCTGTAATCGTATTCGCTGTTACTTACCTAGTTGTATTCTTTGAACGTGGACAACGTCGTATCGTTGTAAACTATGCGAAGCGTCAACAAGGTCGTCAGGTATTTGCTGCTCAAAGCACGCACTTACCGTTGAAAGTAAATATGGCGGGTGTTATTCCACCAATCTTTGCTAGCAGTATAATTCTGTTCCCTGGTACAATTGCAAGCTGGTTCGGCCAGGGTGAAGGTCCGGTCGCTGATGTGCTACAAGCAATCGCAACAACGTTGACTCCAGGTCAACCTTTATATGCGATGGTTTTAGCTGCGGCTATTATCTTCTTCTGCTTTTTCTACACCGCGTTGGTATTTAACCCGCGTGAAACAGCAGATAACCTGAAAAAATCTGGCGCATTTATCCCAGGTATTCGTCCAGGTGAGCAGACATCTAAATACATTGATAAAGTGATGACACGCCTGACATTGGCAGGTGCTTTGTATATAACCTTTATCTGTCTGGTGCCCGAATTCATGACTATGGCATGGCAAACGCCATTCTATTTCGGCGGTACATCAATTTTGATTATCGTTGTTGTAATCATGGACTTTATGGCACAAGTACAGACGCATCTGATGTCACATCAGTATGATTCTGTGCTGAAAAAAGCAAACCTTAAAGGCTACGGCCGATAA
- the rpsM gene encoding 30S ribosomal protein S13 has protein sequence MARIAGINVPDHKHAVIGLTAIYGIGKTRSKAILAATGIAETTKIGELSDETLDVLREAVGKYTVEGDLRREVTLNIKRLMDLGCFRGLRHRRSLPLRGQRTKTNARTRKGPRKPIKK, from the coding sequence GTGGCCCGTATCGCTGGCATTAACGTCCCTGATCATAAACATGCAGTTATCGGTTTAACTGCTATTTATGGCATAGGTAAGACTCGCTCTAAGGCTATCTTAGCAGCGACTGGTATCGCCGAGACCACAAAAATCGGTGAACTTTCAGACGAAACACTTGACGTATTGCGTGAAGCAGTTGGCAAGTACACTGTAGAAGGTGACCTTCGTCGTGAAGTTACATTAAATATCAAGCGCCTTATGGACCTTGGTTGTTTCCGTGGCCTACGTCACCGTCGTTCGTTACCACTTCGTGGTCAACGTACTAAGACTAACGCGCGTACTCGTAAGGGTCCTCGCAAGCCTATCAAGAAATAA
- the rpsK gene encoding 30S ribosomal protein S11 translates to MAKAPIRRKKVKKQVADGMAHVHASFNNTIVTITDRQGNALSWATAGGSGFRGSRKSTPFAAQVAAERAGTAAQEYGLKNLEVFIKGPGPGRESAVRALNAAGYRITNITDVTPIPHNGCRPPKKRRV, encoded by the coding sequence ATGGCTAAAGCACCAATTCGTCGTAAGAAGGTTAAAAAGCAAGTTGCTGATGGTATGGCTCATGTTCATGCTTCTTTCAACAACACTATTGTAACAATTACCGACCGTCAAGGTAATGCACTATCATGGGCTACAGCAGGTGGTTCAGGTTTCCGTGGTTCACGCAAATCTACTCCATTCGCTGCTCAGGTTGCTGCAGAGCGCGCAGGTACTGCTGCTCAAGAATACGGTTTAAAAAATCTAGAAGTTTTCATTAAAGGTCCAGGTCCAGGTCGTGAATCTGCTGTACGTGCTTTGAATGCTGCTGGTTACCGTATCACCAACATCACTGACGTGACGCCAATCCCTCATAATGGTTGTCGTCCACCGAAGAAACGTCGCGTTTAA
- the rpoA gene encoding DNA-directed RNA polymerase subunit alpha: protein MQGSVTEFLKPRLVDIDAINPTRSKVVLEPLERGFGHTLGNALRRILLSSMPGCAVTEVEIDGVLHEYSAKEGVQEDIIEILLNLKGLAVTLEGKDEVFLTLTKSGVGPVTAADIQHDGDVTIANPDHVICHLTTDSSEISMRIRVERGRGYVPASSRLSSDDDERPIGRLLLDASFSPVERIAYSVESARVEQRTDLDKLIIDMETNGTLDPEEAIRRASTILAEQLDAFVDLRDVTEPEEKEEKPEFDPILLRPVDDLELTVRSANCLKAEQIQYIGDLVQRTEVELLKTPNLGKKSLTEIKDVLASRGLSLGMRLENWPPASLAE, encoded by the coding sequence ATGCAGGGTTCTGTTACCGAATTCCTAAAACCAAGGTTAGTCGATATCGACGCTATCAACCCAACGCGTTCTAAAGTAGTTTTAGAACCATTAGAGCGTGGCTTCGGTCACACTTTGGGTAATGCCTTACGCCGTATACTGTTATCATCTATGCCTGGATGTGCAGTAACTGAAGTTGAAATCGACGGTGTATTGCATGAGTACAGCGCGAAAGAGGGCGTACAAGAAGACATCATTGAAATTCTGTTAAACCTTAAAGGTCTAGCAGTAACTTTAGAAGGCAAAGATGAAGTTTTTCTGACCCTGACTAAATCTGGTGTAGGCCCTGTGACTGCGGCTGATATTCAGCACGATGGTGATGTAACTATCGCCAACCCAGATCACGTTATCTGTCACCTTACGACAGATAGCAGCGAGATCAGCATGCGTATTCGTGTTGAGCGCGGTCGCGGTTATGTGCCGGCATCTAGTCGTTTATCCTCTGATGACGATGAGCGTCCAATTGGTCGTCTGCTGCTTGATGCATCATTCAGCCCAGTTGAACGTATTGCGTACTCGGTTGAATCAGCCCGTGTTGAGCAACGTACAGACTTAGACAAGTTAATCATTGATATGGAAACAAACGGCACTTTAGATCCTGAAGAAGCGATCCGCCGTGCGTCTACTATCTTAGCTGAGCAATTAGATGCATTCGTAGATTTACGTGATGTAACTGAGCCAGAAGAGAAAGAAGAGAAGCCAGAATTCGATCCTATTCTACTTCGTCCAGTTGATGATCTTGAGCTAACAGTACGTTCAGCAAACTGTTTGAAAGCCGAGCAAATTCAATATATCGGTGATTTAGTTCAGCGCACTGAAGTTGAGCTTCTTAAAACGCCTAACTTAGGTAAGAAGTCTCTAACTGAAATTAAAGACGTGCTAGCTTCA
- the rpsN gene encoding 30S ribosomal protein S14, translated as MAKNSMKAREAKRTKLVAQYAEKRAALKAIISDVNTSDDDRWDAVLKLQALPRDSSPSRQRNRCNVTGRPHGYLRKFGMSRIKVREAAMRGEIPGLKKASW; from the coding sequence ATGGCAAAGAATTCTATGAAAGCGCGCGAAGCAAAGCGCACTAAATTAGTTGCTCAGTATGCTGAAAAGCGTGCGGCACTAAAAGCTATCATCAGTGATGTTAATACATCTGACGATGATCGTTGGGACGCGGTATTAAAGCTACAAGCTTTACCACGTGATTCTAGCCCTTCACGTCAACGTAATCGTTGTAACGTTACGGGCCGCCCACATGGTTACCTTCGCAAATTCGGCATGAGCCGTATTAAAGTTCGCGAAGCAGCTATGCGCGGTGAAATTCCTGGCCTTAAAAAGGCTAGCTGGTAA
- the rplX gene encoding 50S ribosomal protein L24, which produces MAAKIRRDDEVIVLAGKDKGKRGKVLSVVAESGRVFVEGINLIKKHQKPVPQLNQAGGIVEKEASIDVSNVAIYNSETGKADRVGFKIEDGKKLRIFKSTGKTI; this is translated from the coding sequence ATGGCAGCAAAAATCCGTCGTGATGACGAAGTAATCGTACTAGCAGGCAAAGACAAAGGTAAGCGCGGTAAAGTGCTTTCAGTTGTTGCTGAATCTGGTCGAGTATTTGTCGAAGGCATCAACTTAATCAAGAAGCACCAAAAGCCTGTTCCTCAGTTGAACCAAGCTGGCGGTATTGTTGAGAAAGAAGCGTCTATCGACGTATCAAACGTTGCGATCTACAACTCGGAAACGGGTAAAGCAGATCGTGTAGGTTTCAAGATTGAAGATGGTAAGAAATTACGTATCTTTAAATCTACTGGTAAAACTATCTAA
- a CDS encoding helix-turn-helix transcriptional regulator produces MQNNIAKFRKDKGLSQQELADAIAVSRKTISTVETGRFIPSVIIALKIAAHFEVAVEQLFTLDDND; encoded by the coding sequence GTGCAAAATAATATCGCTAAATTCCGTAAAGATAAGGGGTTATCGCAGCAAGAACTTGCTGATGCCATTGCAGTATCACGTAAAACTATTAGCACAGTTGAAACAGGCCGCTTTATACCCTCGGTGATTATTGCGTTAAAAATTGCTGCTCACTTTGAAGTGGCCGTTGAGCAATTATTTACACTCGATGACAACGATTAA
- the rpmJ gene encoding 50S ribosomal protein L36 — MKVRASVKKICRNCKVIKRAGVVRVICSEPKHKQRQG, encoded by the coding sequence ATGAAAGTACGTGCTTCCGTTAAGAAAATATGCCGTAACTGTAAAGTTATTAAACGTGCTGGTGTAGTACGCGTAATTTGCAGTGAGCCTAAGCACAAGCAAAGGCAAGGCTAA
- the rpsD gene encoding 30S ribosomal protein S4 gives MARYLGPKLKLSRREGTDLFLKSGVRAIDSKCKLETAPGQHGARKGRLSDYGLQLREKQKVRRIYGVLEKQFRNYYKEAARLKGNTGENLLQLLEQRLDNVVYRMGFASTRAEARQLVSHKAILVNGRVVNIPSYVISPEDTVVIREKSKTQARIIAALELAEQREKPTWVEVDGKKMEGSFKRLPERSDLSADINEQLIVELYSK, from the coding sequence ATGGCAAGATATTTGGGCCCTAAGCTCAAGCTGAGTCGTCGTGAAGGTACTGACCTGTTCCTTAAGAGCGGCGTAAGAGCTATCGACTCTAAGTGTAAACTTGAGACTGCACCTGGTCAGCACGGCGCTCGTAAAGGTCGCTTATCTGATTACGGTTTACAGTTACGTGAAAAGCAAAAAGTACGTCGTATCTACGGTGTATTAGAAAAGCAATTCCGTAACTACTACAAAGAAGCTGCTCGCCTTAAAGGTAATACAGGTGAAAACTTGTTACAGCTTTTAGAGCAACGTTTAGACAATGTTGTATATCGCATGGGTTTTGCTAGCACACGTGCTGAAGCACGTCAGTTAGTTAGCCACAAAGCGATCTTAGTTAATGGTCGTGTTGTGAACATTCCTTCATACGTAATCTCACCAGAAGATACTGTTGTGATTCGTGAGAAGTCTAAAACACAAGCACGTATCATCGCTGCTCTAGAGTTGGCTGAGCAACGTGAAAAGCCGACTTGGGTTGAAGTTGACGGTAAGAAAATGGAAGGTAGCTTCAAGCGCCTACCTGAGCGTTCAGATCTGTCTGCGGACATTAACGAACAACTAATCGTCGAACTTTACTCTAAGTAA
- the rpmD gene encoding 50S ribosomal protein L30, with product MANKTVKVTQVKSSIGRLPKHKATLRGLGLRRINHTVELEDTACVRGMINQVSYMVKVEG from the coding sequence ATGGCTAATAAAACTGTAAAAGTAACACAAGTAAAGAGCTCTATCGGTCGTTTACCGAAGCATAAAGCTACATTACGTGGTCTTGGTCTACGTCGTATCAATCACACTGTTGAGTTAGAAGACACAGCATGTGTGCGTGGTATGATTAACCAAGTTTCTTACATGGTAAAGGTTGAGGGTTAA
- the rplR gene encoding 50S ribosomal protein L18, which translates to MDKKTARLRRAKRTRRNYIEQGTTRLVIHRTPRHIYAQVVTAEGTVLAAASTVEKAISETVKGTGNVAAAQAVGKAVAERAADKGIEKIAFDRSGFKYHGRVKALADAAREAGLQF; encoded by the coding sequence ATGGATAAAAAAACAGCTCGTCTACGTCGTGCTAAACGCACTCGTAGAAATTATATTGAACAAGGCACAACGCGTCTTGTTATCCACCGCACGCCACGTCACATTTACGCTCAAGTAGTTACTGCTGAGGGTACTGTACTGGCTGCTGCTTCTACTGTTGAAAAAGCAATTAGCGAAACAGTTAAAGGCACAGGTAACGTTGCGGCTGCTCAAGCAGTTGGTAAAGCGGTTGCTGAACGTGCAGCTGACAAAGGCATCGAAAAGATTGCTTTTGATCGCAGTGGCTTTAAATATCACGGCCGTGTGAAGGCGCTTGCTGATGCAGCGCGTGAAGCCGGTCTGCAATTCTAG
- the rpsE gene encoding 30S ribosomal protein S5 translates to MANVEAKQQQPDLAEKLIAVNRVSKVVKGGRIFSFTALTVVGDGAGKVGFGYGKAREVPAAIQKAMEKARRNMISVDLNGNTLQHPIKGRHAGSKVYMQPASEGTGIIAGGAMRAVLEVTGVQNVLSKAYGSTNPINIVRATIAALENMNSPESIAAKRGLSVDEITG, encoded by the coding sequence ATGGCTAACGTAGAAGCAAAGCAACAACAGCCTGATTTGGCTGAAAAGCTAATCGCGGTAAACCGTGTGTCTAAAGTGGTTAAAGGTGGTCGTATCTTTAGCTTCACTGCACTAACTGTAGTTGGTGACGGCGCAGGTAAAGTAGGTTTTGGTTATGGTAAAGCACGTGAAGTTCCAGCTGCAATTCAAAAAGCAATGGAAAAAGCACGTCGCAACATGATCAGTGTAGACCTTAACGGTAACACGCTACAGCACCCAATCAAGGGTCGCCACGCGGGTTCTAAAGTATACATGCAGCCTGCTTCTGAAGGTACAGGTATCATCGCCGGTGGTGCGATGCGTGCAGTACTAGAAGTAACTGGTGTACAGAACGTATTGTCAAAAGCATACGGTTCAACTAACCCGATCAACATCGTTCGTGCAACGATTGCTGCTCTAGAGAACATGAACTCTCCAGAGTCAATCGCTGCTAAACGTGGTCTTAGCGTTGACGAAATCACGGGGTAA